The proteins below come from a single Corynebacterium cystitidis genomic window:
- a CDS encoding DNA polymerase III subunit gamma and tau → MALYRKYRPASFAEVVGQEQVTRPLSTALDTGRINHAYLFSGPRGCGKTSSARILARSLNCVEGPTSTPCGVCPSCVSLAPGGHGNLDVTELDAASHRGVDDMRELRDRAYFAPAESRYRVFIIDEAHMITTEGANALLKIVEEPPEHLIFIFATTEPEKIIGTIRSRTHHYPFRLLTPQAMRQLLERTVESESVRVDDDVYPLIIRSGGGSPRDTLSLLDQLLAGSGPDGLTYDEALPLLGVTDLGLIDDTVNALATGDGAGAFQAVDDVIEAGHEPRRFALDLLDRLRDLMVIQAVPDAFGQGLVEAPTDRARVLADQAAQFTGPRLAQLASEVNDRISSLRGATSPRLLLEIMVAHLLAVPATPSVQAAQPVQAQTAGRTVPGGTGEGVSPQTGRQDTPAQRGGAAAAAQAAAAAAAGRTKSSSTPAPRQAPRPEPAPKPELAPKPEPAPKPEPAHHADSSEELFATIKETWTHLRQYVGGRNKVAEIMLTEARPLGVKDQTLVIGHNTGALAQRINSERNKADIVAAFSEKLGTQVSVKCVVGTDPAAAGFHHVDKQPEVWNPQAQQHNATAENQSTEPEPEPEPEPEPEPAPAPAGEAQTAPTPDEVKTPSNPEQAQETAQTGWGAPARIHGQQAGGDESASVEPVAVAQPQTARPSQPQSSDAHDWKSIAREATQRAGQRQKRERDEIPLPPEPVDDDAPPPPDRFDSRPAQGSAHFQPAGAPAVQTPSQGPVPEQPYSREDEEQAMADQAQEPGVIDRRDATQVAMELLQKELGAKPL, encoded by the coding sequence GTGGCTTTATACCGGAAGTATCGTCCCGCATCGTTTGCGGAAGTTGTCGGCCAGGAGCAGGTAACCAGGCCCCTGAGCACCGCTTTAGACACTGGGCGCATCAACCATGCGTATCTGTTTTCCGGTCCGCGAGGCTGCGGCAAGACGTCGTCGGCACGCATCCTCGCCCGTTCCCTGAACTGCGTTGAAGGACCGACCTCAACCCCGTGTGGTGTGTGCCCGTCGTGTGTTTCTTTAGCGCCTGGCGGCCATGGAAACCTTGATGTGACGGAGCTTGATGCGGCCTCACACCGCGGTGTCGACGATATGCGCGAGCTGCGTGATCGGGCCTACTTCGCGCCGGCCGAGTCACGCTACCGTGTGTTTATCATCGACGAGGCCCACATGATCACCACCGAAGGCGCCAACGCTTTGCTGAAGATTGTGGAGGAGCCGCCGGAGCACCTCATTTTCATTTTTGCGACGACGGAGCCAGAAAAGATCATCGGCACGATTCGCTCGCGCACCCACCATTATCCGTTCCGTCTGCTCACGCCTCAAGCGATGCGACAGCTTCTGGAACGTACAGTAGAGAGCGAAAGTGTCCGTGTCGACGACGATGTTTACCCGTTGATCATTCGTTCCGGCGGTGGATCCCCGCGCGATACTTTGTCGCTGCTCGACCAACTTCTTGCAGGTAGTGGGCCAGACGGGCTGACCTATGATGAGGCCCTGCCACTGTTGGGTGTCACTGATCTCGGGCTTATCGACGACACCGTGAATGCTCTTGCCACAGGTGATGGGGCTGGAGCTTTTCAGGCTGTGGACGATGTAATTGAGGCCGGCCATGAACCGCGCCGCTTCGCGTTGGACTTGTTGGACCGATTGCGAGACCTCATGGTGATCCAGGCCGTGCCGGACGCTTTCGGGCAGGGGCTTGTGGAAGCTCCGACAGATCGGGCCCGAGTCTTGGCGGACCAGGCCGCACAGTTTACGGGTCCACGTTTGGCGCAGTTGGCTTCAGAAGTCAACGATCGGATCTCTAGCCTGCGCGGTGCAACTAGCCCCCGCTTGCTGCTGGAAATCATGGTTGCCCATCTTCTTGCAGTGCCCGCAACCCCTTCCGTTCAAGCTGCACAGCCAGTCCAGGCGCAAACTGCGGGTAGGACCGTGCCAGGGGGCACCGGTGAGGGTGTATCTCCGCAGACCGGCAGGCAGGACACCCCAGCACAGCGTGGAGGGGCAGCGGCGGCTGCTCAAGCTGCTGCTGCGGCAGCGGCGGGACGAACCAAGAGCTCCTCAACACCTGCACCTCGCCAGGCTCCGCGCCCAGAGCCAGCGCCGAAACCGGAGCTTGCGCCGAAACCGGAGCCTGCGCCGAAACCGGAGCCTGCCCACCATGCAGATTCTAGTGAGGAGCTGTTCGCCACGATCAAGGAGACGTGGACCCACTTGCGCCAATACGTTGGTGGCCGTAACAAGGTTGCAGAAATCATGCTGACCGAGGCACGTCCGCTTGGAGTGAAAGACCAAACGCTTGTTATCGGGCACAACACGGGTGCTTTGGCGCAGCGCATTAATTCTGAACGCAATAAGGCCGACATCGTCGCTGCATTTTCGGAAAAATTAGGAACACAGGTGTCGGTGAAATGCGTCGTGGGAACGGATCCAGCGGCGGCTGGTTTTCACCACGTGGATAAGCAGCCTGAAGTGTGGAACCCGCAGGCGCAACAGCACAACGCCACTGCGGAAAACCAATCCACTGAGCCAGAACCAGAACCAGAACCAGAACCTGAGCCAGAGCCAGCACCAGCTCCGGCCGGAGAAGCTCAAACGGCGCCTACACCTGACGAGGTGAAGACACCGTCCAACCCAGAACAGGCACAAGAGACTGCACAGACCGGTTGGGGTGCTCCTGCCCGAATTCATGGGCAGCAGGCGGGCGGGGATGAGTCTGCCTCTGTAGAGCCGGTGGCGGTTGCGCAGCCACAGACCGCGCGGCCCTCTCAACCTCAGTCCTCTGACGCGCATGACTGGAAATCCATCGCGAGGGAAGCAACCCAGCGAGCCGGTCAGCGCCAGAAACGCGAACGCGACGAGATCCCGCTGCCACCAGAACCGGTGGATGATGATGCTCCGCCACCGCCAGATCGCTTTGACTCGCGCCCTGCCCAGGGCTCGGCCCACTTTCAACCAGCAGGAGCCCCTGCGGTGCAAACGCCATCACAAGGACCTGTGCCTGAACAGCCCTATTCCCGTGAAGACGAGGAGCAAGCCATGGCTGATCAAGCACAGGAGCCAGGCGTAATCGATCGCCGTGACGCAACCCAGGTGGCGATGGAATTACTTCAGAAGGAGCTCGGAGCGAAGCCACTGTAG
- a CDS encoding suppressor of fused domain protein, whose product MTGEEIAVWLSNIFGELGFSDIEGRRLAFTTLDDDTRAAMTCGFSGVDTGLVLEAEQETEVRAELVVVTRTAPDVELASALLAAWDELAGASGALAAQPGTFLPDLVQRSHLAEVVEHKGAEPITVRHGVLREPQLFEQGTPHFTEPGRMTLLLELVLLTDEEFEVARERGLDGLDTRLRRRATDLGNWRRG is encoded by the coding sequence GTGACCGGCGAGGAGATTGCCGTTTGGCTATCAAATATCTTCGGTGAGCTTGGCTTCTCCGATATCGAAGGGCGCAGGCTGGCTTTCACAACGCTTGACGACGACACCAGGGCCGCAATGACCTGTGGCTTCTCAGGGGTGGATACCGGACTGGTGCTGGAGGCGGAGCAGGAAACGGAGGTGCGTGCTGAACTGGTCGTCGTCACGCGCACGGCACCGGATGTGGAGCTTGCCTCTGCACTCTTAGCTGCGTGGGATGAACTTGCCGGGGCTTCGGGTGCTCTCGCTGCCCAGCCCGGCACGTTTTTGCCGGATCTTGTGCAGCGTTCCCACCTAGCCGAAGTTGTGGAGCACAAGGGTGCGGAACCAATTACGGTGCGCCATGGGGTGCTGCGGGAGCCACAGCTGTTCGAGCAGGGCACACCACACTTCACGGAGCCGGGCCGCATGACCTTATTGCTGGAGTTGGTGCTGTTAACCGATGAAGAGTTTGAGGTGGCTCGCGAGCGGGGCCTTGATGGCTTGGACACGCGGCTGCGCCGCCGAGCTACTGACCTGGGGAACTGGCGCCGTGGGTAG
- a CDS encoding PLP-dependent aminotransferase family protein, producing the protein MSLLNLDANALEELSTQIRQQYEQLKASGLKLDLTRGKPSAEQLDFSEELLNLPGAGNHTASNAEDVRNYGNVAGIVDIRAIWAELLGVPVENVYAGDSSSLNIMFDLVTWSYLFGNNDSERPWHEEDTVKWVCPVPGYDRHFTITEQLGFEMITVPMLEDGPDMDAVEKLVQDPQVKGMWTVPVFGNPTGISFSEEVTDRLAAMETAAPDFRIVWDNAYAVHTLTDEFPALYNVLEKSAAAGNPNRFWVMTSTSKITHAGSGVSFFASSEKNLKWYSSIAGVRGIGPNKVNQLAHAKFFGNAEGVRTHMRKHAGNLAPKFKAVLEILENRLGEYDVARWTSPAGGYFISLDVIDGTATRVWELARDAGITLTQAGSSFPLKDDPNDRNIRLAPSLPPQEEVEQAMDGVATCVLYAAIEKLQGK; encoded by the coding sequence ATGTCTCTGTTAAACCTTGACGCCAATGCTCTAGAGGAGCTATCCACCCAAATCCGCCAGCAGTATGAACAGCTGAAGGCAAGTGGCCTGAAGCTTGACCTCACCCGTGGGAAGCCGTCTGCAGAGCAGCTCGACTTTTCCGAGGAACTGCTGAACCTACCCGGCGCTGGTAACCACACCGCAAGCAACGCTGAGGATGTGCGCAACTACGGCAATGTGGCGGGAATCGTCGACATCCGCGCCATCTGGGCAGAATTGCTCGGGGTTCCAGTCGAGAATGTCTATGCGGGGGATTCCTCCAGCCTCAACATCATGTTTGACCTGGTCACCTGGTCTTACTTGTTCGGCAACAATGATTCTGAGCGTCCGTGGCACGAAGAAGACACTGTCAAATGGGTCTGCCCGGTTCCTGGATATGATCGCCACTTCACAATCACGGAGCAGCTCGGCTTTGAGATGATAACGGTCCCGATGCTGGAGGACGGCCCGGATATGGATGCCGTTGAAAAGCTCGTTCAGGACCCGCAGGTCAAGGGCATGTGGACCGTCCCGGTCTTCGGCAACCCCACTGGTATCTCCTTCTCGGAGGAAGTCACCGACCGGCTGGCTGCGATGGAGACAGCGGCGCCTGACTTCCGAATCGTGTGGGATAACGCTTACGCAGTTCATACGCTTACCGACGAATTCCCCGCTCTTTATAACGTGCTCGAGAAGTCTGCTGCTGCTGGCAATCCGAACCGTTTCTGGGTGATGACATCCACCTCGAAGATCACCCACGCTGGTTCCGGCGTGTCTTTCTTCGCTTCCTCCGAAAAGAACTTGAAGTGGTACTCCTCCATCGCCGGTGTGCGCGGCATTGGCCCGAACAAGGTCAACCAGCTGGCTCACGCGAAGTTCTTTGGCAACGCCGAGGGTGTGCGCACCCACATGCGTAAGCATGCGGGCAACCTTGCCCCAAAGTTCAAGGCGGTCCTGGAGATCCTGGAAAACCGCCTCGGAGAGTATGACGTGGCACGGTGGACTAGTCCTGCAGGCGGTTACTTCATTTCGTTGGATGTGATCGACGGTACTGCAACGCGTGTGTGGGAGCTGGCCCGAGATGCAGGAATTACTCTTACTCAAGCTGGTTCATCCTTTCCGCTCAAGGATGATCCGAATGATCGCAACATCCGCCTTGCGCCTTCTCTGCCTCCTCAGGAGGAAGTGGAGCAGGCTATGGACGGCGTTGCCACCTGTGTTCTTTACGCGGCTATCGAAAAGCTGCAGGGTAAATAG
- a CDS encoding cytochrome P450/oxidoreductase — protein MTDVNNMIDQLNKAGQADDPNAAETKCPYLNGEMDTLTREEALEVFGTPGDGADENFDFLSQEFVDDPWKHSEWAFQNQPVFYSHKSGYWVVTRYEDCLKIFKDTDNFSAHTALEKAVPITPDNQKILDDYGYDFRDTIVNTDQPVHNPRRRALEQPFMVEELRKLEPTVRATVDSYIDNFIDKGEVDIFKELLYISPLTVALQFMGVPADDMEKIHEYSMGHATATWGKTTPETQTQVAITNGKFWQHSQRVLNKLLLAEEKEPGTGWVPHSIRAHREDPESVPMYYLRSKTMSAVTAAHDTTANSVSNLLIYLFTERPDIWNLLKDKPELIPNAIEESFRLNGGSHAWRRRTVRDVEVRGVTIPAGERVLLVTSAANRDPEMFPDPHTFDLYRDNVTKHLLFGYGMHLCMGRNLARLQIQMLMQQLLKRLPHMEMDPNQDFGRLPSVSFRGPQSIMVTWDPEKNPERTAPIDNENDPEIIYNGPSRELKTREMRVAQVEKVTEKIMKIVLEPTDDVDLPQAFSGAHIEIEAGELNRQYSLVRMTPKSWEIAVQLEDESRGGSKWIHENVKEGSIVRVRGPRNNFRFGVDTKKLILVGAGIGVTPMLAMADEAKREGIDYELHYSGSSKTKMSYIEDIVRDHGSNSTLYISDEDNRMDISQFADRYEEGVQLLTCGPDRFTNEVLEVTKHWPEDTVRRESFTATTLLDPSKNKPFTVELNSTGVEYEVPANMTLLETLENAGVELYAECREGLCGTCEVGIVSGEAEHRDAVFTEKEKKANNAIMTCVSRGCGGKKLVLDL, from the coding sequence ATGACCGATGTGAATAACATGATTGACCAGCTGAATAAAGCAGGTCAAGCAGACGACCCCAACGCCGCCGAGACCAAGTGCCCATACCTCAATGGCGAGATGGACACCTTGACCCGCGAGGAGGCCCTAGAAGTTTTCGGCACTCCAGGTGACGGTGCCGACGAGAATTTCGACTTCCTGAGCCAGGAATTCGTCGATGACCCATGGAAGCACTCCGAATGGGCCTTCCAAAATCAGCCGGTTTTCTACTCCCACAAGTCTGGCTACTGGGTTGTTACCCGTTACGAGGATTGCCTCAAGATCTTCAAGGACACTGACAACTTCTCCGCACACACAGCCTTGGAGAAGGCAGTTCCGATCACCCCAGATAACCAGAAGATTCTGGATGATTACGGCTACGACTTCCGTGACACAATCGTGAACACAGACCAGCCTGTCCACAACCCACGCCGTCGCGCCCTAGAACAGCCTTTTATGGTCGAAGAGCTGCGTAAACTCGAGCCAACTGTGCGTGCAACCGTTGATTCTTATATCGATAATTTCATTGATAAAGGTGAAGTGGATATCTTCAAGGAGCTGCTGTACATCTCGCCGCTGACCGTGGCACTGCAGTTCATGGGTGTTCCAGCCGACGATATGGAGAAGATCCATGAGTACTCCATGGGCCATGCAACAGCAACCTGGGGGAAGACCACCCCGGAGACTCAGACTCAGGTGGCTATCACCAACGGCAAGTTCTGGCAGCACTCTCAGCGCGTTTTGAACAAGCTGTTGTTGGCAGAAGAGAAGGAGCCAGGCACCGGTTGGGTACCACACTCCATCCGCGCCCACCGCGAGGACCCAGAGTCTGTTCCCATGTACTATCTGCGTTCCAAGACCATGTCTGCAGTGACCGCAGCGCACGATACTACCGCTAACTCGGTATCGAACCTGCTGATCTACTTGTTCACCGAGCGCCCAGATATCTGGAACCTGCTAAAAGATAAGCCGGAACTGATTCCCAACGCGATTGAAGAGTCCTTCCGCCTCAACGGTGGTTCTCACGCATGGCGCCGCCGCACCGTTAGGGACGTTGAAGTCCGTGGCGTGACCATCCCTGCCGGTGAGCGTGTTTTGCTGGTCACTTCTGCAGCCAACCGTGACCCGGAAATGTTCCCGGACCCTCACACTTTCGACCTGTACCGCGATAATGTGACCAAGCACCTGCTCTTTGGTTACGGTATGCACCTGTGCATGGGCCGCAACCTGGCACGTCTGCAGATTCAGATGCTGATGCAGCAGCTACTTAAGCGCCTGCCACATATGGAGATGGATCCGAACCAAGACTTCGGCCGCCTGCCATCGGTGTCCTTCCGTGGCCCACAGTCCATCATGGTCACCTGGGACCCAGAGAAGAACCCAGAGCGCACCGCGCCGATTGATAATGAGAATGATCCAGAGATCATCTACAACGGCCCTTCACGTGAGCTGAAGACCCGTGAGATGCGTGTTGCTCAGGTAGAGAAGGTTACCGAGAAGATTATGAAGATTGTTCTCGAACCTACCGATGATGTGGATCTTCCACAGGCATTCTCTGGTGCCCATATTGAAATTGAAGCCGGTGAACTTAACCGCCAGTATTCCCTTGTTCGTATGACACCAAAATCTTGGGAGATCGCGGTGCAGCTGGAAGACGAATCTCGTGGCGGTTCCAAGTGGATCCACGAAAACGTCAAGGAAGGTTCGATCGTCCGAGTCCGTGGCCCCCGTAACAACTTCCGTTTCGGCGTAGACACCAAGAAGCTCATTCTGGTTGGTGCAGGTATCGGCGTAACCCCTATGCTGGCAATGGCTGATGAGGCTAAGCGTGAGGGCATTGATTACGAGTTGCACTACTCGGGCTCCTCGAAGACGAAGATGAGCTATATCGAGGACATTGTCCGCGACCATGGTTCTAACTCCACCTTGTACATCTCCGATGAAGATAACCGCATGGATATCTCGCAGTTCGCAGACCGCTACGAGGAAGGTGTCCAGCTGTTGACCTGTGGCCCAGACCGCTTCACCAACGAGGTTCTTGAAGTAACCAAACACTGGCCTGAGGATACCGTTCGCCGCGAGTCTTTCACTGCGACTACCCTGCTGGATCCTTCGAAGAATAAACCGTTTACGGTAGAGCTGAACTCGACTGGCGTTGAGTACGAGGTTCCAGCGAATATGACTCTGCTAGAAACTCTTGAGAACGCCGGTGTTGAGCTGTACGCGGAATGCCGTGAAGGCCTGTGTGGTACCTGCGAGGTGGGTATTGTCTCTGGTGAGGCTGAGCACCGTGATGCGGTGTTCACCGAGAAGGAAAAGAAGGCGAATAATGCCATCATGACGTGTGTCTCCCGCGGCTGTGGCGGCAAGAAGCTTGTTCTGGACCTTTAA